Below is a genomic region from Candidatus Eremiobacteraceae bacterium.
CTCGATGCGCAGCAGCTTTTCCGTGACCTCGCTGCGGTACGTTACGTTTGCGACGGTGGGCAGTCTGCGCAGCCGCGTGGCGATCGACGCGGCGTCCGCCGGGTCGATGGGATGCACCATGATCGCGTCGGGCAGCGGGTTGGTGTTGATCACATCGAGGTTCATCTGGCCGCGCAGCTGCTTGCGCAGCGCATCGATCGCCGTCTTCTTCGATATGAACGTCACCGAATCGACGCGCGGATCGGATTTCATCACGCGCATCGTGCCGTCGACGGCGGACTGGGGTGATTTGTCCTTGAGATAGGCTGCGATCGTGACCTGCCCGACGACCTGCTTCATGAATAATTCGAACGAGTCGTGGAAGAAAAGAATCGTGCCGAGCAGCACCACCGAAACGGCGACCGTGCCGATCGCCGTGAGAGCCATAGTGAGATTGCGCGTGAAGTTCTGGGCCACTTCGGCCCAGAAAAACCGCACTTTACCCCAATCCAATATGGTAGTGTCCTCGTTCTTGATCGTGCGCGATGCGGCCGTTCGAAAGCCGGACCACGCGCTTGCGCATGCGGTCCACGACCGCTTGATTGTGGGTCGCGATCACGACGGTCGTGCCCTTCGCGTTGATACGCGCGAGCAACGCCATGATCTCGTTGGACGTCTCCGGGTCGAGATTACCCGTGGGTTCATCGCAGAGCAGGATCAGCGGATTGTTCACGAGCGAGCGCGCGATCGCGTTGCGCTGCTGCTCGCCGCCGCTCAATTCGTATGGGAACATCTTGGCCTTATGGGCGATGCCGACGAGTTCGAGCATGCGCGGCACCCGGCGCACCACGTCTCGCGAGCTCGCGCCCGTCACCTGCAGCGCGTATGCCACATTCTCCCAGACCGTCTTTTGCTGGAGCAACTTGAAGTCTTGGAAGACCACCCCGACTTTTCGGCGTAGGAACGGGATCTGCGCCGGCGAGAGGTCGAGAAGACGGACGCCGTCGACCTCCACGCTGCCGGAGGTGGGATCGATCTCGCGGTTGATGCATTTGAGGAGGCTCGACTTGCCCTGGCCGGAGCCTCCGACCAAGAACAAGAATTCACCGCGACCGATCTCAAGGTCCACATTGGACAGGGCGTGCACGCCGTTTGGATAGACGAGGCCCACGTCCCTGAAGACGATCATCGAAGAGTGAGTTCGCCGCCAGGCGGGACTGCCCTATCCCGGAGAATACCGGGCCGATGAATTTTGACCTCACGACCGAGCAGTTGGATGTGCAGAAGTTGTGCCGCGAGTTCGCCGACGGCGAGATCGCTCCGCACGCGGAAAGTTGGGACGCGAGCGCCACGTTTCCGCTCGACGTCGTCAAGAAGATGGGGGCGCTCGGTCTGCTCGGGCTGCCTTTTCCGGAAAAATATGGCGGCGCCGGCGCGGATACGGTGTCATACGCGCTCGCAGTCATGGAAATCGGCCGCGCCGACGCTTCCGTCGGCATCACGATGGCGGCCCACGTCTCGCTCGGCGCATCGCCCTTTCTGCTCTTCGGCACGGAAGAACAGAAGGAACGCTGGCTCACTCCACTCGCGCGCGGCGAAAAGCTGTGGGCATTTGGCCTGACGGAACCGCAAGCCGGTTCGGACGCCGGCGCCACGAAGACCACGGCCGAGCTCTCCAGTTCAGGCTGGACGATCAACGGCACGAAGTGTTTTATCACAAACGCCGGCACCCCGATTTCCGGCGGCGTCACCATCACTGCGGTGACGGGCAAAGGCGCCGACGGCAAGCCCGAGATATCGAACATCATCGTGCCGCAGGACGCACCCGGTTACACGCAAGCGAAGCCCTATAAGAAGATGGGCTGGCGCGCTTCCGATACGCGCGAACTTTCCTTTCAGAACTCGACCGTGCCGGCTGAGAATCTGCTCGGTCCCCGCGGGCGGGGATTCAAACAGTTCCTGGATATCCTCGACGGCGGGCGTA
It encodes:
- the ftsX gene encoding permease-like cell division protein FtsX, whose translation is MRFFWAEVAQNFTRNLTMALTAIGTVAVSVVLLGTILFFHDSFELFMKQVVGQVTIAAYLKDKSPQSAVDGTMRVMKSDPRVDSVTFISKKTAIDALRKQLRGQMNLDVINTNPLPDAIMVHPIDPADAASIATRLRRLPTVANVTYRSEVTEKLLRIESVLGAVGFGIVALLLVATALLIYNTIRLTVFARSREIRIMQLVGATRWTVRWPFVFEGILTGLTGALIGIGLLDAAFRAFAPKIAIDLPFLPFNFTVVPVGMIAIELLATGAVVGMLASMLSVSRYLRAS
- a CDS encoding acyl-CoA dehydrogenase family protein; amino-acid sequence: MNFDLTTEQLDVQKLCREFADGEIAPHAESWDASATFPLDVVKKMGALGLLGLPFPEKYGGAGADTVSYALAVMEIGRADASVGITMAAHVSLGASPFLLFGTEEQKERWLTPLARGEKLWAFGLTEPQAGSDAGATKTTAELSSSGWTINGTKCFITNAGTPISGGVTITAVTGKGADGKPEISNIIVPQDAPGYTQAKPYKKMGWRASDTRELSFQNSTVPAENLLGPRGRGFKQFLDILDGGRISVGALSVGLAQACFDAASKYAKERQQFGKPISKFQAISFQLVDMAVEIELARTAVLKAAWLKDQGRDFATAAAMSKLYSGEVSRRCANAAVQIHGGYGFMDEYPVSRYFRDCKINEIGEGTNEVQRMVIGRLLGF
- the ftsE gene encoding cell division ATP-binding protein FtsE → MIVFRDVGLVYPNGVHALSNVDLEIGRGEFLFLVGGSGQGKSSLLKCINREIDPTSGSVEVDGVRLLDLSPAQIPFLRRKVGVVFQDFKLLQQKTVWENVAYALQVTGASSRDVVRRVPRMLELVGIAHKAKMFPYELSGGEQQRNAIARSLVNNPLILLCDEPTGNLDPETSNEIMALLARINAKGTTVVIATHNQAVVDRMRKRVVRLSNGRIAHDQERGHYHIGLG